Proteins found in one Sorghum bicolor cultivar BTx623 chromosome 1, Sorghum_bicolor_NCBIv3, whole genome shotgun sequence genomic segment:
- the LOC110430021 gene encoding desumoylating isopeptidase 1-like isoform X3 yields MAEDGYPVKLHIYDLSQGMARQLSATILGKAIEAIWHTGVVVYGREYYFGGGIQQGQPGRTPYGTPIRVEDLGVTHVPREVFEEFLREIGPRYTPATYKLLSHNCNNFSNEVAQFLAGAAIPSYILELPNQVMNSPVGALILPMIQGLEASLGAGAVPQPPQFRPAPAAPVGAATVTRPLTTKDDVVPRSTTADDDKPEAAKTAAGNNGSANDSTAVVPPAVQPAAAPATSAGEVSSAAPTTVSTKLAAPPPPDPLAAAKSRVQEEIKREFAAIMAAGTARAGEAAALATRRVMERHGLQRAAAAAAAAHRG; encoded by the exons ATGGCAGAG GATGGGTACCCGGTGAAGCTGCACATCTACGATCTTAGCCAAGGGATGGCGCGGCAGCTCTCGGCGACGATCCTCGGCAAGGCTATCGAGGCTATTTG GCACACCGGTGTTGTCGTCTACGGCCGCGAGTACTACTTTGGCGGCGGCATCCAGCAAGGCCAGCCCGGCCGGACGCCCTACGGCACGCCCATCCGTGTGGAGGACCTGGGCGTCACCCACGTCCCCAGGGAGGTGTTCGAGGAGTTCCTCCGGGAGATCGGCCCGCGCTACACCCCGGCCACCTACAAGCTCCTCAGCCACAACTGCAACAACTTCAGCAACGAGGTCGCGCAGTTCCTCGCTGGCGCCGCCATCCCCAGCTACATCCTCGAGCTGCCGAACCAAGTGATGAACAGCCCGGTCGGCGCTTTGATAT TGCCGATGATCCAGGGGCTGGAGGCGAGCTTGGGAGCTGGGGCTGTGCCGCAGCCACCACAATTCAGGCCGGCTCCTGCAGCCCCGGTTGGCGCCGCCACCGTGACTCGGCCGCTGACGACGAAAGACGACGTGGTGCCAAGATCGACGACTGCTGATGATGATAAACCGGAGGCTGCCAAGACAGCAGCGGGCAATAATGGCAGTGCCAATGACAGCACGGCCGTAGTTCCACCGGCGGTGCAGCCCGCAGCAGCACCGGCGACATCCGCCGGTGAGGTGAGCAGCGCGGCGCCTACTACGGTTTCAACCAAGCTggcggcgcctcctcctccagacCCCCTTGCGGCGGCGAAGAGCCGGGTGCAGGAGGAGATAAAGCGCGAGTTCGCGGCCATCATGGCGGCCGGCACGGCGCGTGCCGGCGAGGCCGCCGCGCTGGCCACGCGCAGGGTCATGGAGCGGCACGGCCTGCAGcgcgccgctgccgctgccgctgccgcccacCGAGGGTAG
- the LOC110430021 gene encoding uncharacterized protein LOC110430021 isoform X2: protein MAKRRSRFGLASCFGGQARAEKMAEDGYPVKLHIYDLSQGMARQLSATILGKAIEAIWHTGVVVYGREYYFGGGIQQGQPGRTPYGTPIRVEDLGVTHVPREVFEEFLREIGPRYTPATYKLLSHNCNNFSNEVAQFLAGAAIPSYILELPNQVMNSPVGALILPMIQGLEASLGAGAVPQPPQFRPAPAAPVGAATVTRPLTTKDDVVPRSTTADDDKPEAAKTAAGNNGSANDSTAVVPPAVQPAAAPATSAGEVSSAAPTTVSTKLAAPPPPDPLAAAKSRVQEEIKREFAAIMAAGTARAGEAAALATRRVMERHGLQRAAAAAAAAHRG from the exons ATGGCCAAGCGGCGGAGTAGATTCGGTCTGGCTAG CTGCTTCGGGGGCCAAGCTCGGGCGGAGAAGATGGCAGAG GATGGGTACCCGGTGAAGCTGCACATCTACGATCTTAGCCAAGGGATGGCGCGGCAGCTCTCGGCGACGATCCTCGGCAAGGCTATCGAGGCTATTTG GCACACCGGTGTTGTCGTCTACGGCCGCGAGTACTACTTTGGCGGCGGCATCCAGCAAGGCCAGCCCGGCCGGACGCCCTACGGCACGCCCATCCGTGTGGAGGACCTGGGCGTCACCCACGTCCCCAGGGAGGTGTTCGAGGAGTTCCTCCGGGAGATCGGCCCGCGCTACACCCCGGCCACCTACAAGCTCCTCAGCCACAACTGCAACAACTTCAGCAACGAGGTCGCGCAGTTCCTCGCTGGCGCCGCCATCCCCAGCTACATCCTCGAGCTGCCGAACCAAGTGATGAACAGCCCGGTCGGCGCTTTGATAT TGCCGATGATCCAGGGGCTGGAGGCGAGCTTGGGAGCTGGGGCTGTGCCGCAGCCACCACAATTCAGGCCGGCTCCTGCAGCCCCGGTTGGCGCCGCCACCGTGACTCGGCCGCTGACGACGAAAGACGACGTGGTGCCAAGATCGACGACTGCTGATGATGATAAACCGGAGGCTGCCAAGACAGCAGCGGGCAATAATGGCAGTGCCAATGACAGCACGGCCGTAGTTCCACCGGCGGTGCAGCCCGCAGCAGCACCGGCGACATCCGCCGGTGAGGTGAGCAGCGCGGCGCCTACTACGGTTTCAACCAAGCTggcggcgcctcctcctccagacCCCCTTGCGGCGGCGAAGAGCCGGGTGCAGGAGGAGATAAAGCGCGAGTTCGCGGCCATCATGGCGGCCGGCACGGCGCGTGCCGGCGAGGCCGCCGCGCTGGCCACGCGCAGGGTCATGGAGCGGCACGGCCTGCAGcgcgccgctgccgctgccgctgccgcccacCGAGGGTAG
- the LOC110430021 gene encoding uncharacterized protein LOC110430021 isoform X1, with the protein MAKRRSRFGLARFSCFGGQARAEKMAEDGYPVKLHIYDLSQGMARQLSATILGKAIEAIWHTGVVVYGREYYFGGGIQQGQPGRTPYGTPIRVEDLGVTHVPREVFEEFLREIGPRYTPATYKLLSHNCNNFSNEVAQFLAGAAIPSYILELPNQVMNSPVGALILPMIQGLEASLGAGAVPQPPQFRPAPAAPVGAATVTRPLTTKDDVVPRSTTADDDKPEAAKTAAGNNGSANDSTAVVPPAVQPAAAPATSAGEVSSAAPTTVSTKLAAPPPPDPLAAAKSRVQEEIKREFAAIMAAGTARAGEAAALATRRVMERHGLQRAAAAAAAAHRG; encoded by the exons ATGGCCAAGCGGCGGAGTAGATTCGGTCTGGCTAG GTTCAGCTGCTTCGGGGGCCAAGCTCGGGCGGAGAAGATGGCAGAG GATGGGTACCCGGTGAAGCTGCACATCTACGATCTTAGCCAAGGGATGGCGCGGCAGCTCTCGGCGACGATCCTCGGCAAGGCTATCGAGGCTATTTG GCACACCGGTGTTGTCGTCTACGGCCGCGAGTACTACTTTGGCGGCGGCATCCAGCAAGGCCAGCCCGGCCGGACGCCCTACGGCACGCCCATCCGTGTGGAGGACCTGGGCGTCACCCACGTCCCCAGGGAGGTGTTCGAGGAGTTCCTCCGGGAGATCGGCCCGCGCTACACCCCGGCCACCTACAAGCTCCTCAGCCACAACTGCAACAACTTCAGCAACGAGGTCGCGCAGTTCCTCGCTGGCGCCGCCATCCCCAGCTACATCCTCGAGCTGCCGAACCAAGTGATGAACAGCCCGGTCGGCGCTTTGATAT TGCCGATGATCCAGGGGCTGGAGGCGAGCTTGGGAGCTGGGGCTGTGCCGCAGCCACCACAATTCAGGCCGGCTCCTGCAGCCCCGGTTGGCGCCGCCACCGTGACTCGGCCGCTGACGACGAAAGACGACGTGGTGCCAAGATCGACGACTGCTGATGATGATAAACCGGAGGCTGCCAAGACAGCAGCGGGCAATAATGGCAGTGCCAATGACAGCACGGCCGTAGTTCCACCGGCGGTGCAGCCCGCAGCAGCACCGGCGACATCCGCCGGTGAGGTGAGCAGCGCGGCGCCTACTACGGTTTCAACCAAGCTggcggcgcctcctcctccagacCCCCTTGCGGCGGCGAAGAGCCGGGTGCAGGAGGAGATAAAGCGCGAGTTCGCGGCCATCATGGCGGCCGGCACGGCGCGTGCCGGCGAGGCCGCCGCGCTGGCCACGCGCAGGGTCATGGAGCGGCACGGCCTGCAGcgcgccgctgccgctgccgctgccgcccacCGAGGGTAG